The nucleotide window GCGCCATGAACGTCTTACCCGAACCACCTTCCTCCGCGGGGCATCCGTAGAAGCGCACGGTGCCCGGCTGTCCGGTCGCGTCCAGATGCGCTTTGACGGCGGCAGCGGCCAAGTGAGCGGCCGTGCCCAGCAGATGGTGGCCGCAGCCGTGCCCGTTGCCGTTGCCGATTTCTGCCGACGGCTGGCATTGCAGCGCACCGGCTTCCTGACTCAGCCCGGAAAGCGCATCGTATTCACCGAGAATGCCGATGATCGGGCCGCCGTCGCCAGCTTCGGCGATGAAGGCTGTGGGAATCCCGGCGACGCCTCGCGTCACGTGAAAGCCGGCGGCTTCGAGCACTTCGATGTGCAATTCGCTCGATGCGAATTCTTCGTAGCGCAGTTCCGCGAGGTTCCAGATCTTGTCGGCGAGTTCGGTGAATTGCGGGGTGTGCTGCTCGATGTAGTCGAGCGGGGAAGCGATGTCAGACATGGAGTCCTCCTGATGATCTTGATGGGTTAAGCCAACGTGCGCTCAGAACTTCTGGCGCATGCCGAGGGCGAAGACGACGGGATTGATACCGGGGGTGCTGAGCGGATCGGCACCGAACGAGAGTGACGATTGCCCGTAATTGCGAAAGCCGCCCACGCGGGCATAGAGGCCGGTGAGCTTCGAGAACTGATAGTCGTAGCCGAGCAAAGCGCCGACCGCGTGATCAACCTTGCCCGCGACGTTGCGATAGATGACGCCTGCGCGCACCACATGGGGTCCACGTTGCCAGACCATGCCCAGCGAGTAGACCTGTGCGGTGAAGGTGCCCGGTCCGTTGGGACGCGTGAGCACATAGCTCGCCGAGCCCATCGTTTCGCCGAACTGATACGTAGCGCTGAGCATGTAGGCGTCGGTGCGCGGGCCATTGAGCGGTGCGCCGGGTGTCGTGCTGGTGCTCGTGTTGGCCCATACGGCGTTGTATGAGCCGGAGAGCATCAGCGGGCCGCGTCCGTAGTTCACCACCGTGCCGATATTGCTGGCGTTCGGGCTGGAACCTGCAACGTTGCGCGTGGCGTAGAGCACCGTCGCGTTGAGGCCCGCGATATCGGGTGTTTCGTAGCTGATGGCGTTGTCCACGCGCGCCTGAATCGACGCCGCACCGGGGCCGAGATCGGAGACGACGAGCGCACTCGTGGCATACGGCGAGAGTTGCCCGACCGACACGAACGGATCGATGCCTTCCGGACCGATGGCCGGATATTGCTTGCCGAACTTGATCGTGCCCCACTCGACGGACGACAGCGAGACGTTGGCTTCGCGGTTGTAGAACGCGCTGCTGCTTTGTTGCTTGCCGCTCATCAGATCGAAGCCGCTTTCGAGCCGGAACGCGGCGCGCATGCCGCCGCCAAGGTCTTCCGAGCCGGTGATGCCCCAGCGCGACGTGGATGCGCCGCCCGAGAGCAGTTGCAGGTTCTCTTGCCCGCTGTTGCGCGAATACATGAGAAAGCTGTCGACGGCGCCGTAAATCTGCACGGCGGCACTGGCGGGTGTCGCAACAGCGATGCCGATGCCGGCGAGGGCGAGCGCGAGCGAATATCGTTGTTTCATGTCTCTCTGAATCTTGTAGTTGGTCTGTCTTGGCTGATGCGCGACGCCACCGCGGCGGCCGGTGCACGAAATCGCGAGCGTGCAAGGCCCCGGGCCGCGCGCCGGAGCGGCGGCCTGTCGGTACAACGTCGAGTGCGAGAAGTACGAGAAGTACGAGAAGCGAGAAGTCGGGCGAGCCCGTGAGGCGGCTAGGCCTTGTGTGCAGCGCTCGAAGTGGCCGGTGCCACGGCGTCGGCCGGGCGCTCGGGGAAACACCACAGCGCAATCTGGCTCACCACGCCGCAGGCGAGCAGATACCACGCGGGCGACATGGCGTCGCCGGTACGGTGCAGCAGCCACGTCACGTTGAACTGCGCGAAGCCACCGAAGATCGTCACACCGAAGCTGTAGATCATCGCGAGCGCCGTGGCGCGCACGCGGCGCGGAAACGCTTCCATGATCAGCAGGAAGTACGAGCCGGTACCGAGCGATGCAATGCCCATGACGACGGTCACGATGCCGATCATGAGCGGCACGGAGGGTGCGGTCGTCAGCCACTTGAAGGCCGGATACACGCACAACAGCGTGATGAGCGACGTGACGATCACCACCGGCTTGCGACGTGCCACGCGATCC belongs to Pandoraea norimbergensis and includes:
- a CDS encoding porin; translated protein: MKQRYSLALALAGIGIAVATPASAAVQIYGAVDSFLMYSRNSGQENLQLLSGGASTSRWGITGSEDLGGGMRAAFRLESGFDLMSGKQQSSSAFYNREANVSLSSVEWGTIKFGKQYPAIGPEGIDPFVSVGQLSPYATSALVVSDLGPGAASIQARVDNAISYETPDIAGLNATVLYATRNVAGSSPNASNIGTVVNYGRGPLMLSGSYNAVWANTSTSTTPGAPLNGPRTDAYMLSATYQFGETMGSASYVLTRPNGPGTFTAQVYSLGMVWQRGPHVVRAGVIYRNVAGKVDHAVGALLGYDYQFSKLTGLYARVGGFRNYGQSSLSFGADPLSTPGINPVVFALGMRQKF